A window of the Citrus sinensis cultivar Valencia sweet orange chromosome 9, DVS_A1.0, whole genome shotgun sequence genome harbors these coding sequences:
- the LOC112496435 gene encoding 1-aminocyclopropane-1-carboxylate oxidase homolog 11-like, translating to MGRDFSNPEDLPEACREIMIAYNNLMWKTGDTLFELLSEALGLDLNYLKDIGCVEEMTIGNGYYPEYPQPELSIGIATHSDPKFVTVLIQDQIGGLQVFHEDQWFDIAPVPGTLVVNLGYMMQLITNDKFKSAYYRVLSNKEGSRISIGSFS from the exons ATGGGTCGCGATTTTTCAAATCCTGAAGATTTGCCTGAAGCTTGCAG AGAGATAATGATCGCATACAACAACCTAATGTGGAAAACAGGGGATACTCTGTTTGAACTTCTATCCGAAGCTTTAGGGCTTGACCTCAATTACCTGAAAGACATAGGTTGTGTAGAGGAAATGACTATTGGGAATGGTTATTACCCTGAATACCCTCAACCAGAATTGTCCATCGGCATAGCAACACATTCTGACCCTAAATTTGTCACTGTGCTCATACAAGATCAAATTGGTGGCCTCCAAGTCTTTCACGAAGATCAATGGTTTGACATTGCCCCTGTTCCGGGAACTCTAGTTGTAAACTTAGGCTACATGATGCAG CTGATTACCAATGATAAGTTCAAGAGTGCCTATTATAGAGTGTTATCAAATAAGGAAGGCTCCAGAATTTCAATCGGAAGTTTTTCATGA
- the LOC127899939 gene encoding protein NRT1/ PTR FAMILY 5.6-like, translating to MIILIPGLLISRKLVDLAIVGVLITYFSNSEYSKVFTLQKAAIFTSIQDVILATLTVVAAWISCYAIRPLRILIFSTVSYILALGLLFCTASREFSETKFELLNMIGIILLAVGEVGAAPLLGPFLADQLREHGKGGRTENSNEDQVMAQKRVWWRFAWCCGAAAAFYANNIKTWKKTFMFTLLFMGGSLILLLLGIPFYHSRQIPPIDRFAIIRVIKTSLKKKHLNYPLSPELFFSNDEGNVLHLSPRIKLLRWIDKAAIIETSSTSNEQEEAGTLCTVAQVRESKSLLKLLPLWSSFIVFGLVLSAGNTFFPGQGANMISERYLIFLRTFKGIIRATISYLSKNLISNFVPKTKKRQAQVLRTFIGMVMTTVCCVVAWQVEVRRLEKLKQLENMSMFWLVPQFCLLGLMEGLAWYGCDEYSSSHFPERMEYHVSAISYFFVGIGSIFNIFFILANKGDFAETLDDSRLDKYYKSLTVISAVNVCFNLLLSILYIGSDQSVDNEGLQANNTIGSDQIVDNEGLQTNDTTDADAI from the exons atgattattttgattCCAGGTTTGTTGATAAGCCGCAAACTCGTAGACTTGGCTATAGTGGGCGTCTTGATAACTTACTTCTCCAACTCCGAATATTCAAAAGTATTCACACTTCAGAAAGCTGCAATATTTACGAGTATTCAGGATGTAATATTAGCAACTCTTACGGTTGTTGCCGCCTGGATTTCGTGTTATGCCATTCGTCCTCTCAGAATCCTCATTTTTTCAACTGTCTCCTACATCCTT GCATTGGGGCTATTGTTCTGTACAGCGTCCAGAGAATTTTCAGAAACCAAATTTGAGCTACTCAACATGATAGGAATTATCCTGTTAGCAGTGGGTGAAGTTGGAGCGGCGCCTCTTTTGGGACCATTTCTTGCCGATCAATTAAGAGAACATGGTAAAGGAGGGAGAACAGAAAATTCAAATGAGGATCAAGTAATGGCTCAGAAAAGAGTGTGGTGGCGGTTTGCCTGGTGCTGTGGTGCAGCTGCGGCATTCtatgcaaataatattaaGACATGGAAGAAGACTTTCATGTTCACATTGTTGTTTATGGGGGGCAGTTTGATCCTCTTGTTGTTGGGTATTCCCTTTTATCATAGTAGACAAATACCTCCTATTGACCGTTTTGCTATAATCCGCGTTATTAAAACCTCCCTGAAGAAAAAGCATCTCAATTATCCTCTTTCTCCGGAGCTGTTCTTCAGTAATGATGAGGGAAACGTATTACACTTGTCACCCAGAATCAAATTACTCAG ATGGATAGACAAAGCGGCAATTATAGAGACATCAAGTACTTCTAACGAACAAGAAGAGGCAGGCACACTTTGCACTGTGGCCCAGGTCAGGGAGTCAAAATCTCTTCTTAAATTGTTGCCATTGTGGTCTAGCTTCATTGTGTTTGGATTGGTTCTGTCAGCAGGAAATACATTTTTTCCTGGGCAGGGAGCCAACATGATTTCTGAAAGATACTTAATCTTTCTACGAACTTTTAAAGGGATAATTCGTGCAACGATCTCTTATCtgtcaaaaaatttaatttccaattttgttccaaaaactaaaaagagaCAAGCTCAAGTGTTGAGAACATTTATTGGAATGGTGATGACTACAGTTTGCTGTGTAGTGGCATGGCAGGTTGAGGTTCGCAGGTTGGAAAAGCTCAAACAATTGGAAAATATGAGCATGTTTTGGCTTGTTCCACAATTCTGTCTATTAGGTCTTATGGAAGGGCTTGCCTGGTATGGATGTGATGAATACTCGAGCTCTCATTTTCCTGAACGGATGGAGTACCATGTATCAgcaataagttattttttcgTCGGAATAGGAAGCATTTTTaacatctttttcattttggcaAACAAAGGCGACTTTGCTGAAACCCTGGATGATAGTAGGCTTGACAAGTACTATAAGAGTTTAACAGTTATTAGTGCTGTGAACGTGTGCTTCAATTTGCTCTTGTCGATTCTCTACATAGGGAGTGATCAGAGCGTAGATAATGAGGGACTACAGGCAAACAATACTATAGGGAGCGATCAGATCGTAGATAATGAGGGACTACAGACAAACGATACTACAGATGCCGATGCCATCTAA
- the LOC112496433 gene encoding protein NRT1/ PTR FAMILY 5.7-like: protein MSMFWLVPQFCLLGLMEGLAWYGCDEYSSSHFPERMEYHVSAISYFFVGIGSIFNIFFILANKGDFAETLDDSRLDKYYKSLTVISAVNVCFNLLLSILYIGSDQSVDNEGLQANNTIGSDQIVDNEGLQTNDTTDADAI from the coding sequence ATGAGCATGTTTTGGCTTGTTCCACAATTCTGTCTATTAGGTCTTATGGAAGGGCTTGCCTGGTATGGATGTGATGAATACTCGAGCTCTCATTTTCCTGAACGGATGGAGTACCATGTATCAgcaataagttattttttcgTCGGAATAGGAAGCATTTTTaacatctttttcattttggcaAACAAAGGCGACTTTGCTGAAACCCTGGATGATAGTAGGCTTGACAAGTACTATAAGAGTTTAACAGTTATTAGTGCTGTGAACGTGTGCTTCAATTTGCTCTTGTCGATTCTCTACATAGGGAGTGATCAGAGCGTAGATAATGAGGGACTACAGGCAAACAATACTATAGGGAGCGATCAGATCGTAGATAATGAGGGACTACAGACAAACGATACTACAGATGCCGATGCCATCTAA